One Pseudomonas fluorescens genomic region harbors:
- a CDS encoding RnfABCDGE type electron transport complex subunit D, translated as MPGDRLQQAMQRVLLATLPGLLVLFWLYGWGLLINLLLANATALLVEAIVAQLRRQPLSPTLRDASAVVSATLLAAALPPYCPWWLTVTAIASGLLFGKHLYGGAGTNPFNPAMLGFALVILMFPQAMTQWPAYGLDLSATFAQFFVPDKAPDAWAQATALDSLRINKSLTVDELFASHSAFGHFGGRGIEWVNLAFLAGGLLLLQQRVIAWHAPVGMLASLFVVSLLCWNGSGSDSHGSPLFHLLSGATMLGAFFIITEPVSGARTALARLLFGAGVGLLTYLIRTWGGYPDGVAFAVLLMNLCVPALERFAARRQPAVNP; from the coding sequence ATGCCGGGCGATCGCTTGCAACAGGCGATGCAGCGCGTCTTGCTCGCCACGTTGCCGGGGCTGCTGGTGCTGTTCTGGTTATACGGTTGGGGGTTGTTGATCAATCTGCTTCTGGCCAATGCCACCGCGTTGCTCGTCGAAGCGATAGTCGCGCAGTTGCGCCGGCAACCGCTATCGCCAACCCTGCGAGATGCCAGCGCGGTTGTCAGCGCCACCTTGCTCGCCGCCGCGCTGCCGCCCTACTGCCCGTGGTGGCTGACGGTCACCGCCATCGCTTCGGGTCTGTTGTTCGGCAAGCACCTGTATGGCGGCGCCGGGACAAATCCGTTCAACCCGGCGATGCTCGGATTTGCTCTGGTCATCCTGATGTTCCCGCAAGCGATGACTCAGTGGCCAGCGTATGGCCTCGATCTGTCGGCCACGTTTGCGCAGTTCTTCGTCCCGGACAAGGCACCGGATGCCTGGGCGCAGGCCACCGCGCTGGATAGCTTGCGCATCAACAAAAGCCTGACCGTGGACGAGTTATTCGCCAGCCATTCTGCATTCGGTCACTTCGGCGGTCGCGGCATCGAGTGGGTGAATCTGGCATTTCTCGCCGGCGGGCTGTTGTTGCTGCAGCAACGGGTGATCGCCTGGCACGCGCCAGTCGGCATGCTTGCCAGCCTGTTTGTGGTCAGTCTGCTGTGCTGGAATGGCTCGGGTTCCGATTCCCATGGATCGCCGCTGTTCCATCTACTGAGCGGCGCGACCATGCTCGGCGCGTTTTTCATCATTACCGAACCGGTGTCCGGCGCGCGAACGGCGCTGGCTCGATTGCTGTTCGGCGCGGGCGTCGGCTTGCTGACTTACCTGATTCGCACGTGGGGAGGCTATCCCGACGGCGTTGCCTTTGCGGTGCTGCTGATGAATCTTTGCGTACCAGCGCTGGAACGGTTCGCCGCTCGGCGGCAGCCAGCGGTCAACCCATGA
- a CDS encoding RnfABCDGE type electron transport complex subunit G — MNRTISALVLLLLAGVGVSATYWLQRASAPQIAAEQRMAESRKMLDVLAVDSYDNQPLEQPLTLAEAVLRNSTLIGGYRATRKTQTVAVLLRSVTEGYAGNIELLIAIDAHGTLLGVKTLRQNETPALGGPIGDWPNRWLAVFSGKSRDDPPDAEWALKKDQGQFDQMAGATVTSRAAVNAIRDALRYFDQHRTVLLGGGS; from the coding sequence ATGAACCGCACGATCAGCGCGCTGGTTCTGTTGTTATTGGCTGGCGTCGGCGTCAGTGCAACGTATTGGCTGCAACGCGCCAGTGCGCCGCAGATCGCCGCCGAGCAACGCATGGCCGAGAGCCGCAAAATGCTCGACGTGCTTGCGGTCGACAGTTACGACAATCAACCGCTGGAACAGCCGCTGACATTGGCGGAAGCGGTTTTGCGCAACAGCACGCTGATAGGCGGCTACCGGGCAACCAGGAAAACTCAAACCGTCGCCGTGCTGCTGCGCAGCGTAACCGAGGGTTATGCCGGCAACATCGAGTTGCTGATTGCTATTGATGCCCACGGCACATTGCTCGGCGTCAAAACCCTCCGACAGAACGAAACACCGGCACTTGGCGGACCGATCGGCGATTGGCCGAATCGCTGGCTTGCGGTGTTCAGCGGCAAATCGCGCGACGACCCACCGGACGCCGAATGGGCGCTGAAAAAAGATCAGGGACAATTCGATCAGATGGCCGGCGCGACTGTTACCTCGCGTGCAGCCGTCAACGCTATCCGCGATGCGTTGCGCTATTTTGACCAGCATCGAACGGTCCTGCTGGGGGGCGGATCGTGA
- a CDS encoding Rnf-Nqr domain containing protein produces MAGALGTLLVLAIVIGTYSLGMRPLRSRLASPSALLASVLLAATLTSCADILAQRWLFAWHQSYGLYGGLIALQCVILEQHGFFRQALAERVRLCALFAGLMLTLAVLRELTGKGHLGAGLTEHGTALVSFGEGVPLAALIPGAFIILGLLLAARQAWTRSNSVIKETHRP; encoded by the coding sequence ATGGCGGGCGCGCTGGGAACGCTGTTGGTGCTGGCCATCGTCATTGGCACGTACAGCCTGGGCATGCGCCCCCTGCGCTCACGCCTGGCGAGTCCAAGTGCTTTGCTGGCCAGTGTCCTGTTGGCCGCCACGCTAACCAGTTGTGCCGATATCCTCGCCCAGCGCTGGTTATTCGCCTGGCATCAGTCATATGGCCTGTATGGCGGGCTGATCGCTTTGCAGTGCGTGATACTGGAACAGCATGGTTTCTTCCGCCAGGCGCTAGCCGAGCGCGTCAGGCTCTGCGCGTTGTTTGCCGGGTTAATGCTGACGCTTGCCGTCCTGCGTGAGCTGACGGGCAAGGGCCATCTGGGTGCCGGACTGACCGAGCACGGCACCGCTCTGGTTTCGTTCGGCGAAGGCGTGCCGCTGGCTGCGCTGATTCCCGGCGCCTTCATTATTTTGGGGTTGTTGCTCGCCGCCCGTCAGGCGTGGACTCGCTCGAACTCTGTTATCAAGGAAACGCATCGCCCATGA